The Microbacterium sp. W4I20 genome segment GGATCCGGCACGCGGTCGTAGTAGGCGGCGATCAGCTCGTCGACGTCGATCAGGTCAGTTTCCTCCGCGGGGAGGCCGGCACGGCTCGTCATCCCCTCAGTCTGCCCCCTGTTCCCGGGGATCGCATCCGTCTTGACATCCGAATCGCGGGGGAGTCGTCGAGGGCTAAGGTGAAACGCGTGACTGAACGCCGCACCTACAGCTATCTCGGCCCTGCCGGCACCTTCACGGAGGCGGCTCTCGACCAGGTCGCCGAGGCCAGAGGGCAGGTCTGGCGCCCGGTGCACAACGTCGGCGAGGCTCTGTCGGACGTGCTCGAGGGGCGCAGCGACGCGGCGATGATCGCGATCGAGAACTCGATCGAGGGCGGCGTCTCCACCACGCAGGATGCCCTCGCGACGCTGCCGGGACTGCGCATCATCGGCGAGTATCTGGTGCGGGTGAACTTCGTGCTCGTGGCTCCCCGCGGCACCACCCTGGATGAGGTGCAGGTGATCGCGGCGCATCCGGTCGCGTATGCGCAGTGCCACGGCTGGCTCGGCGATCACGTGCCGTCGCACTCGCACGTGCCGGCGGCGAGCAATGTCGCGTCGGCGATCGGCGTGCTCGACGGCACGCTGCCCGCCCAGGCCGCGATCGCGGCGCCGGGCATCGTGAAGCACTACGACGTCGAGGTGCTGGCGGAGGACATCGGCGACAACGCGCAGGCCGTGACCCGCTTCGTGCTGGTCACCCGCACGACCACCCCGCCCGCGCCGACCGGCGCCGACAAGACCTCGTTGATCGTCGAGCTGCCGCACGACCACCCCGGTTCGCTGCTGGAGATGCTCGAGCAGTTCTCCACCCGCGGCATCAACCTGTCGCTGATCGAGTCCCGTCCGATCGGCGACGAGCTCGGCCGCTACCGCTTCGTCATCGACGCCGACGGGCACATCGAGCACGAGCGGATGGCCGACGCACTGCTCGGCATCCGTCGTTTCAGCCCTCGCGTGGTCTTCCTCGGCTCCTACCCGCGCGCGGACCGGCAGATCGTGCAGTACCCCGATCGCTACTCCGACGAGATCTTCGTCGAGGCGCGCGACTGGCTGCGCGGCATCCTCTCCGGCGAACCGGAGGACTGAGCCCCTCGCGCGCAGCGCGCGGCGCCGGGGGCTCGGGCCTCTCGGTCAGTGCTCTTGGAACCGGGGCCACGCACTGCCGGGCGACATATGGGAATGCAAGGCGCCCTTGGCCGAAGCGAGGTTCGGGTAGGTGCCGGTCACGGCATCCGATCCCGCCATCGTGACGACATAGCCGCCTTCATCATGACGGATGCTGCCGACCACGCCGTTGGGTCCGTAGGCCACCCAGAGGGCGAGCGTCTTGGTGGTGCTCATCGTCGAACTCCTTCCACTGCAGACCCGGCAGCTGCACCGCCGGTGTTCTGGTGGTGACGCTACGCCTCGCGTACGGCCGACGCCAGGGCTTGACAGCGCGTGGATCGGCGTTTCGCGCCTCTCAGGGTGCTCTCGATCAGAGTGCGGCGGCGATGAGCTCCAGTGTCTGGGCGCGACCGGTGGCGGTGTCCTTCGGTTCGGACTCGTAGGATGCCGCGACGGGGGAGAGCATGACCTCCTCGACCCCGTACTTGGCGGCGAACGAGCGGAGCTCTGCGGCGACGGACTCGCCGGTGCCGACGAACCAGCGGGAACGCGCGGCCTCGGTGACCTGGTCGGTCGCGGCATCCGTCTCGGCGGCGAGTGCCTGCTCCACGGTGTCGAGGGC includes the following:
- the pheA gene encoding prephenate dehydratase — its product is MKRVTERRTYSYLGPAGTFTEAALDQVAEARGQVWRPVHNVGEALSDVLEGRSDAAMIAIENSIEGGVSTTQDALATLPGLRIIGEYLVRVNFVLVAPRGTTLDEVQVIAAHPVAYAQCHGWLGDHVPSHSHVPAASNVASAIGVLDGTLPAQAAIAAPGIVKHYDVEVLAEDIGDNAQAVTRFVLVTRTTTPPAPTGADKTSLIVELPHDHPGSLLEMLEQFSTRGINLSLIESRPIGDELGRYRFVIDADGHIEHERMADALLGIRRFSPRVVFLGSYPRADRQIVQYPDRYSDEIFVEARDWLRGILSGEPED
- a CDS encoding methyltransferase, with product MSTTKTLALWVAYGPNGVVGSIRHDEGGYVVTMAGSDAVTGTYPNLASAKGALHSHMSPGSAWPRFQEH